From one Cynocephalus volans isolate mCynVol1 chromosome X, mCynVol1.pri, whole genome shotgun sequence genomic stretch:
- the LOC134368163 gene encoding melanoma antigen preferentially expressed in tumors-like: protein MDKNAPATLLDLAVRSLLSNERVAIHALEELPRVMFAPFFTAAFLGGHKKVLKAMVRIWPYPCLHVGTLRVRESQYDNFEAMIDGLQILPAQNSSSWAPKLRILDLSQNPGCRTTCSEIRTTFPFCFRSCVHSQHSIVKTEEAPQRVRCPGTVNSESEPQSSREPVELLVNISLDGTWRTGRFLSLLRNKVEQSFGSLHLCCRVLQFDGRLAHEHILQLLDMGCIGHLKVDDIYLSQVTTLLAQMTHLHSLSMSHIRFTSCVRRSFGTFLTHLGQMNTLQQIRLHSCRTHPLQELLRYLPPQLDALYLSFCGLSNRGITVLSQSPAATHLRLLSLSNVEISWELSESFQTLLASVSGTLEYLQITSCLITDSTLTAVIPALSRCSHLCVFSFASNPITMSVLTSLLQHLTNLTELKRVIYPVPVHCYEQLHNPRSLNRQKLSEVQAQLKAMLQVVKRNDMRWTSSPE from the exons ATGGACAAAAACGCCCCAGCCACACTACTAGACCTTGCTGTACGAAGTCTGCTGAGTAATGAACGTGTAGCTATCCATGCCCTTGAAGAGCTCCCAAGAGTCATGTTCGCTCCGTTTTTCACTGCCGCCTTCTTGGGTGGTCATAAGAAGGTACTGAAGGCAATGGTGAGGATTTGGCCCTATCCCTGTCTCCACGTCGGGACATTGAGAGTACGGGAGTCACAATATGACAATTTCGAAGCTATGATTGATGGTCTACAGATCCTTCCTGCCCAGAACTCTTCTTCTTG GGCGCCAAAACTGAGGATTCTAGATTTAAGTCAGAATCCAGGCTGCAGGACCACATGCTCTGAGATCAGGACCacattccctttctgttttcGTTCATGTGTTCACTCTCAGCACTCTATCGTGAAAACAGAAGAAGCCCCACAAAGAGTTAGGTGCCCCGGAACTGTAAATTCAGAGTCTGAGCCTCAGTCATCCAGGGAACCTGTGGAATTATTAGTGAACATTTCCCTAGACGGTACCTGGAGAACAGGgcgatttctttctttacttcgaAATAAAGTAGAGCAGAGCTTTGGGTCCTTGCACCTCTGCTGCAGAGTTTTGCAATTTGATGGAAGGCTTGCCCACGAACACATCCTGCAGCTTCTGGATATGGGATGCATTGGTCACCTGAAAGTGGATGACATTTATCTGAGTCAAGTCACCACCCTTTTGGCTCAGATGACCCACCTCCACAGCCTTAGTATGTCTCACATCCGTTTTACATCTTGTGTGAGGAGAAGCTTTGGGACTTTTCTCACCCATCTTGGGCAGATGAACACCCTTCAGCAGATCCGTTTGCATTCCTGCCGCACGCATCCGCTTCAGGAACTGCTCAG ATACCTGCCACCTCAGTTGGATGcattgtatctctctttctgtggacTTTCTAACAGAGGCATCACTGTCCTGTCCCAGAGCCCTGCAGCCACCCATCTAAGATTGCTGAGTCTCAGCAACGTCGAGATATCCTGGGAACTTTCTGAGTCCTTCCAGACGCTGCTGGCAAGTGTCTCAGGCACCCTGGAGTATCTACAGATAACTAGTTGCCTGATAACTGATTCTACTCTCACTGCTGTCATTCCGGCCCTGAGCCGCTGTTCCCACCTCTGTGTCTTTAGCTTCGCCTCCAACCCCATTACAATGAGTGTGCTCACCAGTCTTCTGCAGCACTTAACAAACCTGACGGAGCTGAAGCGTGTAATTTATCCTGTCCCTGTCCATTGCTATGAACAATTGCATAATCCTCGCAGTTTGAACCGACAGAAGCTTTCTGAAGTGCAGGCCCAATTGAAGGCGATGCTGCAGGTGGTAAAGCGGAATGACATGCGCTGGACCAGTTCTCCTGAGTGA